Proteins encoded together in one Vitis vinifera cultivar Pinot Noir 40024 chromosome 4, ASM3070453v1 window:
- the LOC100251240 gene encoding U-box domain-containing protein 5: protein MGTDATEVVPTLPRPNAVKVHQLMCTDLMNLVDRVLKILPEIEAARPCKAGRDALCSINLAIEKAKSVLLDCSESSKLYLAISGTVIVLKCERIRSLLEKNLSQIQTMVPCMLNAQISRIVEDLRAVTFSLDSSEEEAGKVMQTLMRQESAQSDLIENSKIEALQIAASRLHITSQRDQLIEKRSIRKQLEKSSNNERKNQMLIYLLNLLKKYGNIIVEVQMENADDHHERPFPFPNSCGASLCGQSVEVGSCLGYGQHEAQTDVFRRPIPPEEFMCPISSRLMYDPVIIDSGVTFERMWIQKWFDEGHDTCPQSKKKLAKMLLTPNTAMKELILKWCMKHGIPEPGPCLEPPAFNTWEYSSTSITSLSNSMNDLNLPIDISGVSLGSLDNSYSSDSSHINIRDGLNLITVKTSDESHRCHGHADKPETDLKFLSELATHPWESQYQVVEDVEKDLKGDDQAWHSLSSKNFVEPLIRFLKDACEQHDVKAQRVGSQLLLAFVSKSRSGVSYLGEDAFNLMTSLLDSEVTEEALAILEVLSSNLNCGSKIAAAGTLTSVLKILDTQREFQEPAIKILYNMSSKSDVRSFIVSLDCIPKLVPFLKDTRLAKYCIVILKNLCYTEEGRVSVAGTDGCIASIVELLENGSCEDQEHAMAILLFLCAQRVQYCQLVMEEGADVFTSLASISLNGNDNGKVKANELLRLLRDIDHSDVKESPGSNLVVPVDSSNYLKEKKSSSKSSGIFGRIPIFSKRRSGSPKRKK from the exons ATGGGGACTGATGCTACAGAAGTAGTGCCAACACTGCCTCGTCCTAATGCTGTAAAG GTGCATCAGTTAATGTGCACAGACCTAATGAATTTGGTTGATCGAGTCTTAAAGATATTACCAGAGATAGAAGCAGCTCGACCATGCAAAGCAGGAAGGGATGCATTGTGCTCAATAAACCTAGCAATTGAGAAAGCCAAGTCAGTCCTGCTGGACTGCAGCGAGTCTAGTAAGCTCTATTTG GCAATATCAGGCACTGTAATAGTGTTGAAATGTGAAAGAATAAGGAGCTTACTGGAGAAAAATTTAAGCCAAATTCAGACTATGGTTCCGTGTATGTTGAATGCACAG ATTTCTCGAATAGTAGAGGATCTTAGGGCAGTAACGTTTTCCTTGGATTCATCTGAAGAAGAGGCTGGGAAGGTCATGCAAACATTGATGCGCCAGGAATCAGCTCAATCTGATTTGATAGAGAATTCAAAGATTGAGGCTCTTCAAATTGCAGCTTCAAGGCTTCATATTACATCTCAAAGAGATCAATTGATCGAGAAAAGATCCATTAGAAAGCAGCTTGAGAAAAGCAGcaataatgaaagaaagaaTCAAATGTTAATATACCTTTTGAATCTGCTGAAGAAGTATGGAAACATTATTGTGGAAGTGCAAATGGAGAATGCTGATGATCATCATGAAAGACCTTTTCCATTTCCAAACTCTTGTGGAGCTTCTTTATGTGGTCAATCTGTTGAAGTAGGATCTTGCTTAGGATATGGGCAACATGAGGCTCAAACTGACGTGTTTAGGAGGCCAATACCACCTGAGGAATTCATGTGCCCCATATCTTCAAGATTGATGTATGATCCGGTGATCATTGATTCGGGAGTAACATTTGAAAGGATGTGGATCCAGAAGTGGTTTGATGAGGGTCATGATACATGTCCACAAAGTAAAAAGAAGCTGGCCAAAATGTTGTTGACTCCGAATACTGCCATGAAAGAACTAATCTTAAAGTggtgcatgaagcatggaatCCCTGAACCTGGCCCATGTTTAGAACCACCAGCATTTAACACATGGGAATATTCTTCTACTTCCATCACAAGCCTCAGTAATTCTATGAATGATCTAAACCTGCCAATAGATATCAGCGGAGTATCACTTGGATCTTTAGATAACAGTTACAGTTCAGACTCCTCACATATTAATATCAGAGATGGGTTAAATTTGATTACAGTGAAGACTAGTGATGAATCTCACAGATGTCATGGTCATGCAGATAAACCTGAGACAGATCTGAAGTTTTTATCTGAACTTGCTACACATCCATGGGAGTCCCAATACCAGGTGGTTGAAGATGTAGAAAAAGACTTGAAAGGCGATGATCAAGCTTGGCATTCACTATCATCTAAGAATTTTGTTGAACCACTGATTAGGTTTCTAAAGGATGCTTGTGAGCAGCATGATGTAAAAGCTCAGAGAGTTGGATCTCAGTTGTTATTGGCATTTGTCAGCAAAAGCAG AAGTGGTGTATCATACTTAGGAGAAGATGCATTTAATCTGATGACATCTCTTCTAGATTCAGAAGTAACTGAAGAAGCTCTTGCCATACTGGAAGTGTTGTCTAGCAACTTGAATTGTGGATCTAAAATTGCTGCAGCTGGcactctcacttctgtcctaaAGATCCTGGACACCCAAAGAGAATTTCAGGAACCAGCCATTAAAATACTATATAATATGTCCTCAAAAAGTGATGTTCGTTCCTTCATTGTGTCTTTGGACTGCATCCCTAAGTTGGTCCCATTCTTGAAGGATACTCGTCTTGCAAAATATTGTAtagttattttgaaaaatttgtgtTATACCGAAGAGGGCAGGGTTTCTGTTGCTGGAACTGATGGATGCATAGCTTCCATTGTTGAATTACTTGAAAATGGAAGCTGTGAGGACCAAGAGCATGCAATGGCTATTCTCCTTTTTTTGTGCGCTCAACGTGTTCAATATTGCCAGTTGGTTATGGAAGAGGGTGCTGATGTCTTTACTTCGCTTGCCAGTATATCTCTCAATGGGAATGACAATGGAAAGGTGAAGGCAAATGAATTGCTTCGACTCTTAAGAGATATTGATCATAGTGATGTAAAAGAAAGTCCTGGATCCAATCTTGTTGTCCCTGTAGACTCCAGCAACTACCTTAAAGAGAAGAAATCATCTTCCAAGTCATCAGGAATTTTTGGAAGGATACCAATATTCTCAAAGCGCAGGTCTGGttcaccaaaaagaaagaaatga
- the LOC100240994 gene encoding transcription factor HBI1, with amino-acid sequence MLHCLRSPEDFAAIGRPETMKWLHQPQKFQQPSFHSKSFGFSQSSQIDDLNSVLREIPNRSMKAENSWDNGLPGLGDFPTAGTDFRGHGMGFELPEIAGSSLEMDHSISRTSSCPLPDLGAATSVDGRELAGRNSVKKRKAEVALTEECKDQKIKRDEEEEESKIEEKHSEISPNASKVSGSPKPDYIHVRARRGQATDSHSLAERARREKISKKMKYLQDLVPGCNKITGKAGMLDEIINYVQSLQRQVEFLSLKLATMNPRTDFNLDTFLGKEFPAYVAAGFPTAAASSEMANLPFLQFQPVPQGITSCELHMPIDPPQSALQMTTSSSTSVPEMFTNSTSFSQVQPFTTWDTDLQSLYTGEFQ; translated from the exons ATGTTACACTGTCTACGCTCGCCGGAGGATTTTGCTGCCATAGGTAGGCCCGAAACTATGAAGTGGCTACATCAGCCACAGAAGTTTCAGCAACCTTCATTCCACAGCAAATCTTTTGGATTTTCTCAATCTTCCCAGATTGATGACTTGAATTCCGTACTTAGAGAGATACCTAATAGGAGTATGAAGGCGGAGAATAGTTGGGACAATGGTTTGCCGGGTTTGGGCGATTTTCCCACTGCCGGAACCGATTTTCGGGGACATGGTATGGGTTTTGAGTTGCCGGAAATTGCAGGTAGCTCTCTTGAGATGGATCATTCGATTTCGAGGACTTCTAGTTGCCCGCTACCGGATCTGGGGGCAGCAACATCCGTGGATGGTAGAGAGTTGGCTGGAAGAAACAGTGTGAAGAAGAGAAAAGCAGAG GTTGCTTTAACAGAGGAGTGCAAAGACCAGAAGATTAAAAGGGATGAGGAAGAGGAGGAATCTAAGATCGAAGAGAAACACAGTGAGATTTCCCCAAATGCTTCAAAGGTTTCTGGGTCTCCTAAGCCTGATTACATTCATGTGCGGGCGCGTCGTGGGCAGGCCACTGATAGCCATAGCTTAGCAGAAAGA GCAAGGAGAGAAAAAATCAGTAAGAAGATGAAGTATTTACAAGATTTAGTGCCTGGATGTAACAAAATCACAGGCAAGGCTGGTATGCTGGACGAAATTATCAACTATGTTCAATCTCTCCAAAGACAAGTAGAG TTCTTGTCCTTGAAACTTGCTACCATGAATCCAAGGACCGACTTCAACCTGGATACCTTCTTGGGGAAAGAG TTTCCTGCTTACGTCGCAGCCGGTTTTCCAACAGCGGCTGCTTCATCAGAAATGGCCAATTTGCCCTTCCTTCAGTTTCAGCCAGTGCCGCAGGGAATCACAAGCTGTGAGCTACATATGCCAATAGACCCCCCTCAATCTGCTCTTCAGATGACCACAAGCTCTTCCACATCTGTCCCTGAGATGTTCACCAACTCAACGTCCTTCTCT CAAGTACAACCCTTCACCACTTGGGACACTGATTTACAAAGTCTATACACTGGGGAGTTTCAGTGA